In one Ananas comosus cultivar F153 linkage group 12, ASM154086v1, whole genome shotgun sequence genomic region, the following are encoded:
- the LOC109718181 gene encoding uncharacterized protein LOC109718181 isoform X1 → MPGLLQRTAQLGGAPATHSAASASVACGSGSACGIWSRSREEITFDRLQKFWSELPVQARQELLRIDKQTLFEQARKNLYCSRCNGLLLESFTQIVLYGKSLQQEGLGMHLPSTTGTSDSHLKVGELDDVQEQQDPSVHPWGGLTTTRDGILSLLDCFITAKSLRTLQNVFDNARVRERERELLYPDACGGGGRGWISQGIANYGRVHGTRETCALHTARLSCDTLVDFWSALGEETRSSLLQMKEEDFIERLMYRFDSKRFCRDCRRNVIREFKELKELKRMRREPRCTSWFCVADTAFQYEVSEDTVRADWHQCFPDTVGIYHHFEWAIGTAEGKCDILDFEDVGMNGDVEISGLDLGGLSACFITLRAWKLDGRYTELRVKAHALKGQPCVHRRMIVGDGFVTITKGESIRRFFEHAEEAEEEDDDDSMDKDENDLDGDGSRPQKHAKSPELAREFLLDAATVIFKEQVEKAFREGTARQNAHCIFVSLALQLLEDRVHVACKEIITLEKQTKLLEEEEKEKREEEERKERRRMKEREKKLRRKERLKEKEKERELKLTDSKSSNGVCPTSFNESPTSTHDDSPNTPDSTDSVSEHGDAINYIMDEQSPERNLKNDSLNHQYSIEREFTAARDGNSSFIVEQSKSSRRKLRFRKESMQDQTSNWYDKIIQDNEPELNARTSASSRSMSGMHKLSRERVLRNNTRNCNTMKFSDKFHCSNSRMRDRYQDFHSCNCNHQGDYRIKAANTTVCALDGQRPFYRTIKYSNNGCYPPDKGSYVGSSPNKIFHTKQVWEKCSRKSTDVASETCAKNDQSEVVGNTKGCNGSEEEHSRNSENLDALNNDLVLEDNAYQSRLVVVTKSDCYSKDGVEKEIDSFTIKSNFPLDNISDPSSTSSSSAQNNESSSTSDSEDASQQSDGRDTSACFSIGFSKFPDETVERNSIDKGRSPPESSIKALHSSNNGRLGSDMSPTRQNMPPMRNQNVHMPIFPSPHMGYYSKPAAPWATNGLLPFAQPDHFAIPTPVGYPGFSIHYNSLQPSAASPFGGTQYPVYHNGSKVTPTLKEQYKYADSCGSQQVVSPIAEPIGSRRPLESSFPKRQIPSRPHSAEQSGGLGSASPETASELHSDSPSFSLFHFGGPMAGLSAGLVLNPLSSKEEISGGLVSQSPITKANSCSKEETNVEEYRLFSSRNGATFSFF, encoded by the exons ATGCCCGGGCTTTTGCAGAGGACCGCGCAATTAGGCGGCGCTCCGGCGACTCACTctgccgcctccgcctccgtcgCCTGCGGATCCGGCTCCGCTTGCGGAATCTGGTCGCGAAGCCGGGAGGAGATTACCTTCGATCGGCTCCAGAAG TTTTGGAGCGAGTTGCCGGTACAGGCTCGGCAGGAGCTGCTAAGGATAGATAAACAGACCTTATTTGAGCAAGCTCGGAAGAATCTATACTGTTCCAGATGCAATGGTTTGCTATTGGAGAGCTTCACACAGATTGTCCTTTATGGGAAGTCATTGCAGCAGGAAGGCTTGGGCATGCATCTTCCTAGCACAACAGGGACGTCCGACAGCCATTTAAAGGTTGGGGAGCTTGATGACGTGCAGGAGCAGCAGGACCCGTCAGTCCATCCCTGGGGAGGGCTGACAACAACTAGGGATGGAATACTGTCACTTCTTGACTGCTTCATAACTGCAAAGTCGCTTAGGACACTCCAGAAC GTATTTGACAACGCACGAGTGAGGGAACGCGAAAGGGAGTTGCTTTATCCTGATGCCTGTGGTGGGGGAGGCAGAGGATGGATTAGCCAAGGCATTGCTAATTATGGCAGAGTGCACGGAACTCGAGAAACCTGTGCTTTGCACACGGCTAGGCTTTCCTGTGATACATTGGTGGATTTCTGGTCTGCACTTGGTGAAGAAACTAGATCGTCTCTCTTACAGATGAAGGAGGAGGATTTTATAGAAAGACTTATGTACAG GTTTGACAGCAAGAGATTTTGCAGAGATTGCAGAAGGAATGTCATCCGGGAATTCAAGGAGCTGAAGGAACTAAAGCGCATGCGACGGGAACCTCGCTGCACTAGTTGGTTCTGTGTGGCAGATACGGCTTTCCAATACGAG GTATCTGAAGACACTGTCCGAGCTGACTGGCACCAGTGCTTTCCCGATACAGTAGGGATATATCACCATTTCGAATGGGCTATTGGAACAGCAGAGGGCAAATGTGATATTCTGGACTTCGAAGATGTTGGCATGAATGGCGATGTTGAAATTAGTGGACTCGATCTAGGTGGTTTAAGCGCTTGCTTTATCACTCTGAGAGCTTGGAAGCTCGATGGTCGTTACACTGAGCTTCGTGTAAAGGCACATGCATTGAAGGGACAACCATGTGTTCATCGTAGGATGATAGTAGGTGATGGTTTTGTGACAATAACGAAGGGTGAAAGTATAAGAAGGTTCTTTGAGCATGCTGAAGAAGCTGAGGAAGAAGAT GATGATGATTCCATGGACAAAGATGAAAATGATCTTGATGGTGATGGTTCCCGTCCACAAAAGCATGCCAAGAGCCCTGAACTTGCTAGAGAGTTTCTTTTGGATGCTGCAACAGTTATCTTTAAAGAGCAG GTAGAAAAGGCCTTCAGAGAAGGAACAGCTCGACAAAATGCACACTGTATATTTGTTTCACTGGCCTTACAGTTGCTGGAAGACCGTGTACATGTCGCGTGCAAAGAAATTATCACATTAGAAAAAcag ACCAAGCTCcttgaggaagaggagaaagaaaagcGTGAGGAAGAAGAGCgcaaggagaggaggaggatgaaggagagagaaaagaagcttagaagaaaagagaggctgaaagaaaaggagaaggagagagaactAAAGCTTACTGATTCGAAATCATCTAATGGCGTGTGCCCAACATCTTTTAATGAGTCGCCCACCAGTACACATGATGATTCACCTAACACTCCCGACTCCACAGATTCAGTTAGTGAACATGGTGATGCTATAAATTACATTATGGATGAACAATCACCAGAAAGGAACCTAAAGAATGACTCTTTGAATCACCAATATTCCATTGAACGGGAATTTACTGCTGCTAGAGATGGAAACAGCTCTTTTATTGTTGAGCAATCAAAATCGTCAAGGCGAAAACTGAGATTCAGGAAAGAGTCAATGCAAGATCAAACTTCCAATTGGTACGACAAGATCATTCAGGACAATGAACCCGAACTGAACGCACGAACAAGTGCGTCTTCTAGAAGCATGAGTGGTATGCACAAGCTGTCGAGAGAAAGAGTTTTAAGGAACAACACCAGAAATTGTAACACAATGAAGTTTAGTGACAAGTTTCACTGCTCAAACAGCAGAATGCGAGATCGATACCAAGACTTCCATTCATGTAACTGCAATCATCAGGGAGACTACAGAATAAAGGCTGCAAATACAACAGTATGCGCATTGGATGGACAGAGACCGTTCTACCGCACTATAAAATACAGCAATAATGGTTGTTATCCACCAGACAAAGGAAGCTATGTTGGTAGCTCACCTAACAAAATTTTTCACACGAAGCAGGTGTGGGAGAAGTGTTCTAGAAAAAGTACAGATGTTGCTTCGGAGACTTGTGCCAAAAATGATCAGTCCGAGGTAGTTGGAAATACTAAGGGTTGTAATGGATCGGAGGAAGAACATTCTAGAAATTCTGAGAATTTGGATGCTTTGAACAATGACCTAGTTCTTGAGGACAATGCTTACCAGAGTAGGCTTGTTGTGGTAACAAAATCAGATTGCTATTCAAAGGATGGTGTGGAGAAGGAAATTGACTCTTTCACGATCAAGTCCAATTTTCCTTTGGATAATATATCTGATCCGAGCAGCACAAGCTCATCAAGTGCTCAAAATAATGAATCATCTTCAACTTCAGATTCAGAGGATGCTAGCCAACAGTCTGATGGGAGAGACACGTCGGCATGCTTTAGCATTGGTTTTTCTAAATTCCCAGATGAAACCGTAGAAAGAAATAGCATTGATAAAGGAAGGTCTCCACCAGAAAGTTCAATAAAAGCTCTTCACAGTTCAAATAATGGTCGTCTTGGTTCGGATATGTCCCCAACCCGGCAAAACATGCCACCGATGCGTAACCAAAATGTGCATATGCCCATTTTCCCTTCTCCGCATATGGGATATTATAGTAAACCTGCCGCTCCTTGGGCAACAAATGGGCTTTTGCCTTTTGCCCAGCCTGACCACTTTGCTATCCCTACTCCGGTTGGGTATCCCGGTTTCTCCATTCACTACAACAGTCTACAACCCTCAGCAGCTTCTCCCTTTGGTGGGACACAATATCCCGTATACCACAACGGCAGTAAAGTAACTCCTACCTTGAAGGAACAATACAAATACGCTGACTCGTGTGGAAGTCAACAGGTTGTTAGCCCTATAGCCGAGCCGATCGGCAGTAGGCGCCCTCTTGAAAGTTCATTTCCAAAGAGACAGATCCCTTCAAGACCACATTCGGCAGAACAAAGCGGCGGCTTGGGAAGTGCTTCTCCGGAGACTGCTTCTGAACTGCACAGTGACAGCCCGTCCTTCTCTTTGTTTCACTTTGGCGGCCCTATGGCGGGTCTCTCAGCGGGATTAGTGTTGAACCCCCTATCATCTAAAGAAGAGATATCTGGAGGATTAGTCTCTCAGTCGCCTATAACGAAAGCTAATAGTTGTTCAAAAGAAGAGACAAATGTGGAAGAATACAGATTGTTTTCTTCTAGAAACGGGGCtacattttcctttttctag
- the LOC109718181 gene encoding uncharacterized protein LOC109718181 isoform X2 — MPGLLQRTAQLGGAPATHSAASASVACGSGSACGIWSRSREEITFDRLQKFWSELPVQARQELLRIDKQTLFEQARKNLYCSRCNGLLLESFTQIVLYGKSLQQEGLGMHLPSTTGTSDSHLKVGELDDVQEQQDPSVHPWGGLTTTRDGILSLLDCFITAKSLRTLQNVFDNARVRERERELLYPDACGGGGRGWISQGIANYGRVHGTRETCALHTARLSCDTLVDFWSALGEETRSSLLQMKEEDFIERLMYRDCRRNVIREFKELKELKRMRREPRCTSWFCVADTAFQYEVSEDTVRADWHQCFPDTVGIYHHFEWAIGTAEGKCDILDFEDVGMNGDVEISGLDLGGLSACFITLRAWKLDGRYTELRVKAHALKGQPCVHRRMIVGDGFVTITKGESIRRFFEHAEEAEEEDDDDSMDKDENDLDGDGSRPQKHAKSPELAREFLLDAATVIFKEQVEKAFREGTARQNAHCIFVSLALQLLEDRVHVACKEIITLEKQTKLLEEEEKEKREEEERKERRRMKEREKKLRRKERLKEKEKERELKLTDSKSSNGVCPTSFNESPTSTHDDSPNTPDSTDSVSEHGDAINYIMDEQSPERNLKNDSLNHQYSIEREFTAARDGNSSFIVEQSKSSRRKLRFRKESMQDQTSNWYDKIIQDNEPELNARTSASSRSMSGMHKLSRERVLRNNTRNCNTMKFSDKFHCSNSRMRDRYQDFHSCNCNHQGDYRIKAANTTVCALDGQRPFYRTIKYSNNGCYPPDKGSYVGSSPNKIFHTKQVWEKCSRKSTDVASETCAKNDQSEVVGNTKGCNGSEEEHSRNSENLDALNNDLVLEDNAYQSRLVVVTKSDCYSKDGVEKEIDSFTIKSNFPLDNISDPSSTSSSSAQNNESSSTSDSEDASQQSDGRDTSACFSIGFSKFPDETVERNSIDKGRSPPESSIKALHSSNNGRLGSDMSPTRQNMPPMRNQNVHMPIFPSPHMGYYSKPAAPWATNGLLPFAQPDHFAIPTPVGYPGFSIHYNSLQPSAASPFGGTQYPVYHNGSKVTPTLKEQYKYADSCGSQQVVSPIAEPIGSRRPLESSFPKRQIPSRPHSAEQSGGLGSASPETASELHSDSPSFSLFHFGGPMAGLSAGLVLNPLSSKEEISGGLVSQSPITKANSCSKEETNVEEYRLFSSRNGATFSFF; from the exons ATGCCCGGGCTTTTGCAGAGGACCGCGCAATTAGGCGGCGCTCCGGCGACTCACTctgccgcctccgcctccgtcgCCTGCGGATCCGGCTCCGCTTGCGGAATCTGGTCGCGAAGCCGGGAGGAGATTACCTTCGATCGGCTCCAGAAG TTTTGGAGCGAGTTGCCGGTACAGGCTCGGCAGGAGCTGCTAAGGATAGATAAACAGACCTTATTTGAGCAAGCTCGGAAGAATCTATACTGTTCCAGATGCAATGGTTTGCTATTGGAGAGCTTCACACAGATTGTCCTTTATGGGAAGTCATTGCAGCAGGAAGGCTTGGGCATGCATCTTCCTAGCACAACAGGGACGTCCGACAGCCATTTAAAGGTTGGGGAGCTTGATGACGTGCAGGAGCAGCAGGACCCGTCAGTCCATCCCTGGGGAGGGCTGACAACAACTAGGGATGGAATACTGTCACTTCTTGACTGCTTCATAACTGCAAAGTCGCTTAGGACACTCCAGAAC GTATTTGACAACGCACGAGTGAGGGAACGCGAAAGGGAGTTGCTTTATCCTGATGCCTGTGGTGGGGGAGGCAGAGGATGGATTAGCCAAGGCATTGCTAATTATGGCAGAGTGCACGGAACTCGAGAAACCTGTGCTTTGCACACGGCTAGGCTTTCCTGTGATACATTGGTGGATTTCTGGTCTGCACTTGGTGAAGAAACTAGATCGTCTCTCTTACAGATGAAGGAGGAGGATTTTATAGAAAGACTTATGTACAG AGATTGCAGAAGGAATGTCATCCGGGAATTCAAGGAGCTGAAGGAACTAAAGCGCATGCGACGGGAACCTCGCTGCACTAGTTGGTTCTGTGTGGCAGATACGGCTTTCCAATACGAG GTATCTGAAGACACTGTCCGAGCTGACTGGCACCAGTGCTTTCCCGATACAGTAGGGATATATCACCATTTCGAATGGGCTATTGGAACAGCAGAGGGCAAATGTGATATTCTGGACTTCGAAGATGTTGGCATGAATGGCGATGTTGAAATTAGTGGACTCGATCTAGGTGGTTTAAGCGCTTGCTTTATCACTCTGAGAGCTTGGAAGCTCGATGGTCGTTACACTGAGCTTCGTGTAAAGGCACATGCATTGAAGGGACAACCATGTGTTCATCGTAGGATGATAGTAGGTGATGGTTTTGTGACAATAACGAAGGGTGAAAGTATAAGAAGGTTCTTTGAGCATGCTGAAGAAGCTGAGGAAGAAGAT GATGATGATTCCATGGACAAAGATGAAAATGATCTTGATGGTGATGGTTCCCGTCCACAAAAGCATGCCAAGAGCCCTGAACTTGCTAGAGAGTTTCTTTTGGATGCTGCAACAGTTATCTTTAAAGAGCAG GTAGAAAAGGCCTTCAGAGAAGGAACAGCTCGACAAAATGCACACTGTATATTTGTTTCACTGGCCTTACAGTTGCTGGAAGACCGTGTACATGTCGCGTGCAAAGAAATTATCACATTAGAAAAAcag ACCAAGCTCcttgaggaagaggagaaagaaaagcGTGAGGAAGAAGAGCgcaaggagaggaggaggatgaaggagagagaaaagaagcttagaagaaaagagaggctgaaagaaaaggagaaggagagagaactAAAGCTTACTGATTCGAAATCATCTAATGGCGTGTGCCCAACATCTTTTAATGAGTCGCCCACCAGTACACATGATGATTCACCTAACACTCCCGACTCCACAGATTCAGTTAGTGAACATGGTGATGCTATAAATTACATTATGGATGAACAATCACCAGAAAGGAACCTAAAGAATGACTCTTTGAATCACCAATATTCCATTGAACGGGAATTTACTGCTGCTAGAGATGGAAACAGCTCTTTTATTGTTGAGCAATCAAAATCGTCAAGGCGAAAACTGAGATTCAGGAAAGAGTCAATGCAAGATCAAACTTCCAATTGGTACGACAAGATCATTCAGGACAATGAACCCGAACTGAACGCACGAACAAGTGCGTCTTCTAGAAGCATGAGTGGTATGCACAAGCTGTCGAGAGAAAGAGTTTTAAGGAACAACACCAGAAATTGTAACACAATGAAGTTTAGTGACAAGTTTCACTGCTCAAACAGCAGAATGCGAGATCGATACCAAGACTTCCATTCATGTAACTGCAATCATCAGGGAGACTACAGAATAAAGGCTGCAAATACAACAGTATGCGCATTGGATGGACAGAGACCGTTCTACCGCACTATAAAATACAGCAATAATGGTTGTTATCCACCAGACAAAGGAAGCTATGTTGGTAGCTCACCTAACAAAATTTTTCACACGAAGCAGGTGTGGGAGAAGTGTTCTAGAAAAAGTACAGATGTTGCTTCGGAGACTTGTGCCAAAAATGATCAGTCCGAGGTAGTTGGAAATACTAAGGGTTGTAATGGATCGGAGGAAGAACATTCTAGAAATTCTGAGAATTTGGATGCTTTGAACAATGACCTAGTTCTTGAGGACAATGCTTACCAGAGTAGGCTTGTTGTGGTAACAAAATCAGATTGCTATTCAAAGGATGGTGTGGAGAAGGAAATTGACTCTTTCACGATCAAGTCCAATTTTCCTTTGGATAATATATCTGATCCGAGCAGCACAAGCTCATCAAGTGCTCAAAATAATGAATCATCTTCAACTTCAGATTCAGAGGATGCTAGCCAACAGTCTGATGGGAGAGACACGTCGGCATGCTTTAGCATTGGTTTTTCTAAATTCCCAGATGAAACCGTAGAAAGAAATAGCATTGATAAAGGAAGGTCTCCACCAGAAAGTTCAATAAAAGCTCTTCACAGTTCAAATAATGGTCGTCTTGGTTCGGATATGTCCCCAACCCGGCAAAACATGCCACCGATGCGTAACCAAAATGTGCATATGCCCATTTTCCCTTCTCCGCATATGGGATATTATAGTAAACCTGCCGCTCCTTGGGCAACAAATGGGCTTTTGCCTTTTGCCCAGCCTGACCACTTTGCTATCCCTACTCCGGTTGGGTATCCCGGTTTCTCCATTCACTACAACAGTCTACAACCCTCAGCAGCTTCTCCCTTTGGTGGGACACAATATCCCGTATACCACAACGGCAGTAAAGTAACTCCTACCTTGAAGGAACAATACAAATACGCTGACTCGTGTGGAAGTCAACAGGTTGTTAGCCCTATAGCCGAGCCGATCGGCAGTAGGCGCCCTCTTGAAAGTTCATTTCCAAAGAGACAGATCCCTTCAAGACCACATTCGGCAGAACAAAGCGGCGGCTTGGGAAGTGCTTCTCCGGAGACTGCTTCTGAACTGCACAGTGACAGCCCGTCCTTCTCTTTGTTTCACTTTGGCGGCCCTATGGCGGGTCTCTCAGCGGGATTAGTGTTGAACCCCCTATCATCTAAAGAAGAGATATCTGGAGGATTAGTCTCTCAGTCGCCTATAACGAAAGCTAATAGTTGTTCAAAAGAAGAGACAAATGTGGAAGAATACAGATTGTTTTCTTCTAGAAACGGGGCtacattttcctttttctag